One part of the Phoenix dactylifera cultivar Barhee BC4 chromosome 4, palm_55x_up_171113_PBpolish2nd_filt_p, whole genome shotgun sequence genome encodes these proteins:
- the LOC103721471 gene encoding secretory carrier-associated membrane protein 2-like, with translation MARRYDRNPFDEEEVNPFADPAVRGKAGGQSSYGGGPFYTTHPGSVPPALNSRLSPLPPEPADFYTDRSATVDIPLDTTKDIKKKERELQAKEAELNKREKELKRLEEAATRAGIVIEEKNWPPFFPIIHHDIANEIPIHLQRLQYFAFTSLLGLTACLLWNIVAVTAAWIKGEGVKIWFLAIIYFISGVPGAYVLWYRPLYRAMRTESALKFGWFFLFYLLHICFCIYSAVAPPIIFKGKSLTGILPAVDLISDHVLVGIFYFIGFGLFCVESLLSVWVIQQVYMYFRGSGKAAEMKREAARGALRAAI, from the exons GACCCAGCAGTTCGTGGAAAAGCTGGTGGACAATCCAGTTATGGTGGTGGTCCATTCTACACAACA CACCCGGGAAGTGTTCCTCCTGCTTTAAATTCCAGGCTTTCGCCGCTTCCTCCAGAACCTGCTGATTTCTACACTGATCGCAGTGCAACGGTTGACATTCCTCTTGATACAACAAAG gatataaagaaaaaggaaagggaaCTTCAAGCCAAGGAGGCAGAATTAAATAAGAGGGAAAAG GAACTAAAACGGCTGGAAGAGGCTGCAACCAGGG CTGGCATTGTTATCGAGGAGAAAAATTGGCCACCTTTTTTCCCCATTATTCATCATGATATTGCAAATGAGATACCCATCCACCTGCAGAGGTTGCAGTATTTTGCATTTACATCATTGTTAG GATTGACTGCATGTCTTCTTTGGAATATTGTAGCAGTTACAGCAGCCTGGATTAAGGGGGAAG GTGTAAAAATATGGTTCCTTGCCATCATCTACTTTATTTCCGGTGTCCCGGGAGCATATGTTTTATGGTATCGGCCTCTGTATCGTGCCATGAG GACTGAGAGTGCTCTAAAGTTTGGATGGTTTTTCCTGTTTTACCTG CTTCACATATGTTTCTGCATCTATTCAGCTGTGGCTCCTCCAATTATATTCAAAGGGAAATCTTTGAC AGGTATTTTACCAGCAGTAGATCTTATCAGCGATCATGTTTTGGTTGGG ATCTTCTACTTTATTGGATTTGGGTTGTTCTGCGTCGAATCACTGCTCAGCGTTTGGGTCATTCAG CAAGTATACATGTACTTCCGAGGGAGTGGAAAAGCTGCAGAAATGAAGCGTGAGGCAGCACGTGGTGCTTTGAGGGCAGCAATATGA